One region of Chlorobiota bacterium genomic DNA includes:
- the murA gene encoding UDP-N-acetylglucosamine 1-carboxyvinyltransferase, producing MDKFIVQGGTPLNGTVAISGAKNATLELMPAALLAPGAYEFTNTPNIRDVWTMSRLMASMGVHCELNDNILHINTGNITSQEAPYSYVKQMRASIHVLGPLVARYGYAKVSLPGGCAWGPRPVDFHLKGLEKLGVEIALEGGYIIARAERLRGATVTFDIASVGATFNIMAAATLARGRTVINNAAIEPEVTAAGRLLQKMGAQIEGLGTSTITIEGVEDLKPANIETIPDRIETGTLLVAVAMSKGKATLTNANPYHLALVLEKLEEAGCQLDIRADEITLTAPDELKPVDITTSVYPGFPTDMQAQWMSLMTCAAGTSTVKETIYKDRFSHVPELSRLGCDIHVSDNVATIRGGKPLTGATVMSTDLRASVAMVLAGLVAEGETEVLRIYHLDRGYESLELKLEALGADIRRVKTDEL from the coding sequence ATGCAACCCTTGAGCTTATGCCCGCCGCGCTTCTTGCGCCCGGGGCGTATGAGTTCACCAACACCCCCAACATCCGCGATGTCTGGACCATGTCGCGGCTGATGGCCAGCATGGGCGTTCACTGCGAGCTGAACGATAACATCCTTCATATCAACACCGGCAACATCACGTCGCAGGAAGCCCCCTACTCCTACGTCAAGCAGATGCGCGCCAGCATCCACGTGCTTGGGCCGCTGGTTGCACGCTATGGCTACGCAAAAGTCTCGCTTCCCGGCGGCTGCGCTTGGGGACCACGCCCGGTGGATTTCCATCTGAAAGGGCTGGAGAAATTAGGAGTGGAGATAGCCCTTGAAGGGGGATACATTATTGCCCGTGCTGAACGGCTTCGCGGCGCAACCGTCACGTTCGACATCGCCTCGGTGGGGGCAACCTTCAACATCATGGCGGCGGCAACGTTGGCGCGCGGGCGCACCGTTATCAACAATGCAGCAATCGAGCCGGAGGTGACGGCCGCGGGGCGGTTGCTGCAAAAAATGGGGGCGCAGATTGAGGGACTTGGGACCTCCACCATCACCATTGAAGGGGTGGAGGACCTGAAGCCCGCCAACATCGAAACCATCCCCGACCGAATCGAAACAGGGACCTTGCTTGTGGCGGTTGCCATGAGCAAAGGGAAGGCAACGCTGACCAACGCCAATCCGTACCACCTTGCGCTGGTGCTGGAGAAACTGGAAGAAGCCGGATGCCAGCTTGATATCCGTGCTGATGAGATAACCCTAACCGCCCCCGACGAGCTGAAGCCGGTGGACATCACTACCTCCGTCTATCCCGGATTCCCAACCGATATGCAGGCCCAGTGGATGTCGCTGATGACCTGCGCGGCGGGAACCAGCACGGTGAAGGAGACCATCTACAAGGACCGCTTCAGCCACGTGCCGGAGCTTTCGCGGCTTGGCTGCGATATCCACGTAAGCGATAACGTGGCCACCATCCGCGGCGGCAAGCCATTAACCGGCGCAACCGTGATGAGCACCGACCTTCGCGCTTCCGTTGCAATGGTCCTTGCCGGGCTTGTGGCCGAAGGGGAAACCGAGGTTCTGCGGATCTACCACCTTGATCGCGGCTACGAATCGCTGGAGCTGAAGCTGGAGGCACTTGGGGCCGACATCCGCCGCGTGAAAACCGATGAGTTATGA
- a CDS encoding M23 family metallopeptidase, which translates to MKRLPTLMLAALLAIGAACHAGQHRDGVALVGNGAAEIAQQQPGKKTSARQGELRRLRAQRDSLNRAISKLEKGKPTSSSRKQLAKLRAQRDSLANAITQLLNKGQPAKQKNATASKPKPRPQKSAATKPAAPKKITGKGGDKIEKIISKLQAKEQRSRPPQPPVTGLSPKPPEATPSSAGAELDWPMDSRKILLDYGERYNPKTNTVTINPGVNIRADAQGNVSSAGPGRVTLVTWMPGYRTVVIVDHGAGYRTVYANLASATVRRGSNVRRGEQIGKAGGPKGGRYLHFQVWKERQRMNPMTMLP; encoded by the coding sequence ATGAAGCGATTGCCCACCCTGATGCTTGCAGCATTGCTGGCGATTGGCGCGGCGTGCCATGCCGGCCAGCATCGGGATGGGGTGGCGTTGGTTGGCAACGGTGCCGCAGAGATTGCGCAACAGCAGCCTGGCAAAAAAACTTCCGCACGCCAGGGTGAGCTTCGGCGGCTGCGTGCCCAGCGCGATTCGCTGAACCGGGCAATCAGCAAACTGGAAAAAGGGAAACCAACCAGCAGTTCCCGTAAACAGCTTGCCAAGCTCCGCGCCCAGCGCGACTCCCTTGCCAATGCAATCACACAGCTGCTAAACAAGGGGCAACCGGCAAAGCAAAAAAACGCCACGGCCAGCAAGCCCAAGCCACGCCCGCAGAAGTCGGCTGCAACAAAGCCGGCCGCGCCAAAAAAAATCACGGGGAAGGGGGGGGATAAAATTGAAAAGATCATCAGCAAACTGCAGGCGAAGGAGCAACGGAGCCGCCCCCCCCAGCCGCCAGTAACAGGCCTATCACCGAAGCCTCCTGAAGCAACGCCAAGCAGCGCGGGTGCAGAGTTAGATTGGCCGATGGATTCCCGAAAAATCTTGCTGGATTATGGCGAGCGGTACAACCCCAAAACGAACACCGTGACGATCAACCCGGGGGTCAACATCCGGGCGGATGCGCAGGGGAACGTCAGCAGCGCGGGGCCGGGGCGCGTCACGCTGGTGACCTGGATGCCTGGCTACCGAACGGTGGTGATTGTGGATCACGGCGCGGGCTACCGCACCGTTTATGCCAACCTTGCATCGGCCACGGTTCGCCGTGGAAGCAACGTGCGCCGTGGCGAGCAAATCGGCAAAGCTGGCGGACCGAAAGGGGGGCGATACCTCCATTTCCAAGTCTGGAAAGAACGGCAACGGATGAACCCGATGACGATGCTGCCGTAA
- the era gene encoding GTPase Era, with amino-acid sequence MSEPTSEPISEQFRTGYVAIVGEPNVGKSTLLNTLLGAKLSIVTKKPQTTRKSVLGIATNDRAQIIFHDTPGVLTPRYLLQEKMVGYVTSALADADVILLMMDVNDPNLERLATTPVGDITKLRKPIILLLNKMDLLKDKKEALPIMEKFLKMNAFAEVVPASGLYAQNTERLMEVLANYLPLGQPLYDPEIISEQPERFFVSELIREKVMQLYKQEIPYAVEVNIVQFKERPQPEKLFISAEIIVERDTQKGIIIGNKGEALKRLGQRARTEIEEFLGQGVYLELFVKVRENWRGSESRLRSFGY; translated from the coding sequence ATGTCTGAACCAACTTCCGAACCGATTTCCGAGCAATTCCGCACCGGGTATGTGGCTATCGTTGGCGAGCCAAACGTTGGCAAATCAACACTGCTGAACACGTTGCTTGGCGCGAAGCTCTCCATCGTCACCAAAAAGCCGCAAACCACGCGCAAAAGTGTGTTGGGGATTGCCACCAACGACCGCGCCCAGATCATTTTTCACGACACTCCCGGGGTGCTTACGCCGCGCTACTTGCTGCAGGAAAAAATGGTTGGCTACGTCACCAGCGCCCTTGCCGATGCCGATGTGATTCTGCTGATGATGGACGTCAACGATCCCAACCTTGAGCGACTTGCCACCACCCCCGTTGGCGACATCACCAAGCTCCGCAAGCCGATCATCCTTCTGCTGAACAAAATGGACCTGCTGAAGGATAAAAAGGAGGCGCTGCCAATCATGGAGAAATTCCTGAAGATGAACGCGTTTGCCGAGGTGGTTCCGGCTTCGGGGCTGTACGCCCAAAACACCGAGCGGCTGATGGAGGTGCTGGCGAACTATCTGCCGCTGGGCCAGCCGCTGTACGACCCCGAGATCATCAGCGAGCAGCCAGAGCGGTTTTTTGTGAGCGAGCTAATTCGGGAAAAGGTGATGCAGCTGTACAAGCAGGAAATCCCTTACGCGGTGGAGGTGAACATCGTGCAATTCAAGGAGCGTCCGCAGCCGGAGAAGCTCTTCATCAGCGCGGAAATTATTGTTGAGCGCGACACCCAGAAGGGGATCATCATCGGCAACAAAGGGGAGGCACTGAAGCGGTTAGGCCAGCGGGCACGCACGGAAATCGAGGAATTTTTGGGGCAAGGGGTTTATCTAGAGTTGTTCGTAAAAGTCCGCGAAAACTGGCGCGGCAGCGAAAGCCGGCTCCGGAGTTTTGGGTATTGA
- a CDS encoding DUF4279 domain-containing protein yields the protein MEHNIRLMIRITGENLNHEDITSLLNICPTKVWHKGDLVTNRTGHRNKEDGWELRVDKVGDSFDELLNIIIKQLEPVADKVKEIAQQFFIELQCVVFLYDDCENSIPSVHMENWQLKFLSEIGAEIDIDIIWSA from the coding sequence ATGGAACATAATATTCGATTGATGATTAGGATTACTGGAGAAAATCTTAATCATGAAGACATAACATCACTACTCAACATATGTCCAACAAAAGTCTGGCATAAAGGAGATTTAGTGACTAATAGAACTGGTCATCGTAATAAAGAGGATGGGTGGGAGTTGAGGGTTGATAAGGTTGGAGATAGTTTTGATGAATTACTGAATATCATTATTAAGCAATTAGAACCTGTAGCGGATAAGGTTAAAGAAATTGCTCAGCAATTTTTTATTGAGCTACAATGCGTTGTGTTTTTATATGACGACTGTGAGAATAGTATTCCATCAGTTCATATGGAAAATTGGCAATTAAAATTCTTATCGGAAATCGGTGCGGAGATAGATATAGATATTATATGGAGTGCCTAA